One part of the Tenacibaculum sp. 190130A14a genome encodes these proteins:
- the yidD gene encoding membrane protein insertion efficiency factor YidD, producing the protein MKKILAYPFILLVRFYQTAISPFTPATCRYDPTCSSYTIEALKKHGLFYGGWLATKRIFSCHPWGGSGYDPVPEVKEKKNKNIK; encoded by the coding sequence TTGAAAAAAATATTAGCATATCCGTTTATATTATTGGTTCGTTTTTATCAAACGGCAATATCACCGTTTACACCTGCCACTTGTAGATATGATCCTACTTGTTCAAGTTATACAATCGAAGCCTTAAAAAAACATGGATTGTTTTATGGAGGCTGGTTGGCAACAAAACGTATTTTCAGTTGTCATCCATGGGGGGGAAGTGGATATGATCCTGTACCCGAAGTAAAGGAAAAAAAGAATAAAAATATAAAGTAA
- the lgt gene encoding prolipoprotein diacylglyceryl transferase — protein MNYLSIVWDWNPEIFNIGGFGVRWYSLMFVIAFVLGLHFMKKIYIEDKIPVEKLDPLFMYVFVSMLIGMRLGEVFFYSWADYQNNLWEIILPMKRQEGAEMLFGLVKGWKFTGYTGFASHGAAIGIVIAMYFYAKKHLEGKFLFILDRLGIMVALSAFFIRFGNFFNSEIYGKPTGSSFGVIFKKAGETVPRHPTQLYEAFSYLVLFFALWYFYWKTDKKKQEGFLFGLFMIGLWGLRLVIEYFKEPQVEGREDIILGLNTGQLLSIPLILVGVWLMFRNRKNS, from the coding sequence ATGAATTATTTATCCATAGTGTGGGATTGGAATCCTGAAATTTTTAATATTGGAGGTTTTGGAGTTAGGTGGTATAGCTTAATGTTTGTAATAGCCTTCGTATTAGGTCTTCATTTTATGAAGAAAATTTATATAGAAGATAAGATTCCAGTAGAAAAGTTGGATCCGTTGTTTATGTATGTATTTGTTTCTATGCTTATAGGAATGCGTTTAGGAGAAGTATTTTTCTATAGTTGGGCAGATTATCAAAATAATTTATGGGAAATAATACTTCCAATGAAAAGGCAAGAAGGGGCAGAAATGTTGTTTGGATTGGTGAAAGGCTGGAAGTTTACTGGTTATACTGGTTTTGCCAGTCATGGAGCAGCTATTGGAATTGTTATAGCCATGTATTTTTATGCTAAAAAACACCTTGAAGGAAAATTTTTGTTCATCTTAGATAGGTTAGGGATTATGGTTGCCCTATCAGCATTCTTTATTCGTTTTGGAAACTTCTTCAACTCAGAAATCTATGGAAAACCAACAGGTTCTAGTTTTGGAGTTATTTTTAAGAAAGCAGGAGAAACGGTACCACGTCATCCAACTCAATTATATGAAGCATTTAGTTATTTAGTTTTATTCTTTGCTCTATGGTATTTTTATTGGAAAACAGATAAGAAAAAACAAGAAGGATTCTTGTTTGGACTGTTTATGATTGGATTATGGGGACTACGTTTAGTTATTGAATACTTTAAAGAACCACAGGTAGAAGGAAGAGAAGATATTATTTTAGGTTTAAATACCGGACAATTATTAAGTATTCCTTTAATTCTAGTAGGAGTTTGGTTAATGTTTAGAAACAGAAAGAACTCATAA
- a CDS encoding T9SS type A sorting domain-containing protein, with product MKLKLLSILLLLLSNLVVGQQTYVPDDNFENYLETHDADGNTVSIGDASSMGNGIANDNYVIIANIENVTSLNVSNKGISNISGIEAFQSLQFLNVDGNSISTIDLSANLELLEFSAISNDLVNLSLIANTKLERVDVSDNDLITFDFRNGNNGIIKTFRAIANYQLFCITVDNIALSSLVLWNVDAHTSFDENCGVSTIPDDNFEAFLEANGMGNGVANDNYVYTVRIKEVISLDVSNQNIGSLEGIAAFQKLEVLNCAQNDITSLDISQNLSLKELTTESNPITSLDLTANTNLLKVDLDDNELTSLDFRNGNNALIQTFSARANYNLLCITVDDSSLSSLALWTVDSGTSFNEDCDWTYVPDDNFENYLETHDANGNTVSVGDASSMGNGIANDDYVTTNRIADVEELDIDNLGITDLTGIEGFTALKKLDCQDNTMTSLNLSYNLALEELNCYRMGLQSIDITKNVNLKIVQVFRNELTSIDISNNTALTRIDAFQNQLTSIDISHNIDLESISCARNQIASLDVSNNTKLKKLTCYDNNLTSLDVTNLPILEDLDCVENNLTSLDLSQNPELLELQVYENNLTSLDVSNNVKLIELYAESNSITSLDVSKNVALVDLSIAYNQLTYLNIKNGNNTNLDHRDFDIRNNPGLTCVSVDDTSYAETTFTRKDAQTEYKLFCTQTYVPDDNFEAYLETHNSVGGVVPVGDITSMGNGIANDDYVGTEQIKNILYLNISNQGITDFTGLEGFTALKTLQAYGNTVSSLDITANTNLTEITCSDMGLTSINLSNLTKLGRAWLGNNNLSTIDLSSNTNLNYLNVDRNNFTAIDISSNLMLSDFRIRENELTALNTSSNTNLTRLYCGDNALTTLDVSNNALLQTLSCGENQLTTIDVSTLVNLTDLFIEDTPTLTSLDVSQNVNLEDIGVNGNTSLTALDVSGLTKLIEVYTYGSQVSELDFSNSPDFEYGELQNGALTSLNLKNGNNSSDIELYATGNSNLLCIQVDDTSASYLNSWEKDATTSFSNDCNWSYIPDDRFEDYLETHDANNNNVAVGDPTSMGNGIANDNYVKTANIENVTDLFVGFQGITDLTGLEAFTSLQVLFIFNNVLTNTHLDLTANTNLKRIEASSMGLTSIDISNLTGLERVEISRNSLTSVNLATNTALKELIISTNNLTGLDVSNNILLEDLQIHETTLSSIDVSKNVNLTRIIGSLNQFTEIDLKNNPLLDYLNLAKNPFTSFDVSGLTNLEELNLDETNITSIDISKNTKLTEFSARNNSELVELNARNGNNSSFTDFEVDGCPNLTCIEVDDPTGAYLASWDKDVTASFAEYCRFTSIPDANFEAYLETHNEYGGTVALGSSNSLGNGIIDDNLVPTAKIENIQLLTPRNEGIEDFTGIEDFVSLIRLWIDDNSLTNTSLDLTKNKLLENITIGNTGLTSLDITGLTVLESLEASNNSLTTLDISTNVALKFLNLADNNLTSIDVTNNDLTSLTVTNNSVNTIDVSNQLNLVSLYCENTNITSLNIQNNVLLENLECGKNSLTSLDVTKQLDLFYLSFSNTSIAEIDLSNNLNLSRLICDSTSLTTLDLGNQNTLDNLSCKNASLTRLNLRSGNNADLDNVDVTGNPSLTCISVEDPAAAALLGTWLKDATANYAEYCRMTYVPDDNFEALLEGRGFGNGIANDDYVYTALIENETSLIIQDNDISDLTGIEGFKSIELLICRRSNLETIDISQNSKLTHLSLEDNKLTNIDISTNTELMQLITGGNPIGTLDISSLTKLETLQSNNNNLSTIDISNNPLLRSLNINDNNFTNLNISACSSILQLRIANNQLTSLNVANGNNTNFTWFDAQGNTGLNCIEVDDINPDSAIWHKDASANYALYCELTYIADANFENYLETHDADGNVVAVGNSSSMGNGIANDNQVATSKIEKVIALDISSQNISDVTGIEAFTLLESLNLDYNDLTALNLSSNSSLRILNVAENDLTELDLSVIPTLEEVELRSNKIRTLTVNNPNLKKLRASKNQYTYLDVTNCPQLEELGVTQTLLVSLDVRNGNNNLMADFNARFNDYLTCIEVDDASASYLSTWDKDVIANFSENCNSVVWSGNVDTNWQETNNWIGNAAPQTTSNVIIPNSVTTPIVESDITVEVNDLFVDFFTSFDVGEDGGVLVNEDFTNNGVVTIKSSTNKSGVLIVKGISNGQVTYERGGLVANKWSIISAPVSGQSIKDFVENPENNIRINPTVTPNRYAVGYYDDNRASGDKWVYYTTDDLASNSITFEKGKSYAISRGTDGAVSFIGTIETSDINQSIVAGQWNSIGNPYTAFLPMNENGGANFVNDNLANFDPMYVGAYVWDNSQSKYVPKTLVSAAAYVAPGQGFLVKVSSSASSISFKEAQRALQPVTGGAFSRGTEVPTIKLSLASKGTIVTTNISYRTNGTKGLDPGYDVGNFDGAGFDIYTRLVDGSSDNNFIYQSLPIEGNDANVIPVGIKAQEGTSIVVSLEGISLPEEAKVFFEDKELAKLIDLTKEDYQLTLSKGENGVGRFYLHTKIKTFIPEVTIDGIKLYNSNRMLFVDGIYNEKYELSLYNTLGSLIYQANFEGTGKDSIDLPIVETGVYIVKVKTAVGIKSKKIVLKK from the coding sequence ATGAAATTAAAACTATTATCTATTTTGCTTTTACTATTAAGTAATTTAGTAGTAGGACAACAAACCTATGTTCCAGACGATAATTTTGAAAACTACTTAGAAACGCATGATGCCGATGGAAATACGGTTTCAATAGGAGATGCATCAAGTATGGGAAACGGTATTGCTAATGATAATTATGTCATTATTGCGAATATTGAAAATGTAACCTCTTTAAATGTTTCCAATAAGGGTATTTCTAATATCTCTGGTATTGAAGCTTTTCAAAGTCTTCAATTTTTAAATGTAGATGGCAATAGTATTAGCACTATAGACTTATCAGCTAATTTAGAGTTATTAGAATTTTCAGCAATCTCAAATGATCTTGTTAACTTAAGCTTGATAGCAAATACAAAACTTGAGCGCGTTGATGTATCCGACAATGATTTGATAACATTTGATTTTAGAAATGGGAATAATGGTATTATAAAAACATTTAGAGCTATAGCAAATTATCAGTTGTTTTGTATTACTGTTGATAATATTGCTTTATCAAGCTTGGTGTTATGGAACGTAGATGCTCATACATCATTTGATGAAAATTGTGGAGTAAGTACAATTCCAGATGATAATTTTGAAGCTTTTCTAGAAGCAAATGGAATGGGGAACGGCGTAGCAAATGATAATTATGTTTATACGGTGAGAATTAAAGAGGTAATATCATTAGATGTTTCCAATCAAAATATTGGCAGTTTAGAGGGAATTGCCGCTTTTCAAAAATTAGAGGTTCTTAATTGTGCTCAAAATGATATAACATCGTTAGACATTTCCCAAAATTTATCATTAAAAGAGCTTACAACAGAATCGAATCCAATAACAAGTTTAGATTTAACAGCTAATACAAATTTACTCAAAGTTGATCTTGACGATAATGAATTAACGTCTTTAGATTTTAGAAATGGTAATAATGCACTCATACAAACGTTTAGTGCACGCGCTAATTACAATCTTTTATGTATTACTGTTGATGATAGTTCGTTGTCTAGCTTAGCGTTATGGACTGTAGATTCGGGAACCTCTTTTAACGAAGATTGTGATTGGACCTATGTTCCTGATGATAATTTTGAAAACTATTTAGAAACACATGATGCTAATGGAAATACTGTGTCAGTAGGAGATGCTTCGAGTATGGGAAATGGTATTGCCAATGATGATTATGTAACAACCAATAGAATAGCTGATGTAGAAGAGTTAGATATTGATAATTTAGGGATTACAGATTTAACAGGTATTGAAGGATTTACCGCGTTAAAGAAACTCGATTGTCAAGATAATACAATGACAAGTTTAAACCTTTCTTATAATCTAGCTTTAGAAGAGTTAAATTGTTACAGAATGGGGTTACAAAGTATAGATATTACTAAAAATGTAAACCTAAAAATAGTTCAAGTTTTTAGAAATGAGTTAACATCAATTGATATTAGTAACAATACTGCATTAACAAGAATTGATGCTTTTCAAAATCAGTTAACGTCAATAGATATTTCTCATAATATTGATCTAGAGTCAATAAGCTGCGCCAGGAATCAAATAGCAAGTCTTGATGTATCGAATAACACGAAATTGAAAAAATTAACATGTTATGATAACAACTTAACAAGTTTAGATGTTACCAATCTTCCAATATTAGAAGACTTAGATTGTGTGGAAAATAATCTTACAAGTTTAGATCTTTCTCAAAACCCAGAGTTATTGGAGTTACAGGTATATGAAAATAACTTAACAAGTTTAGATGTAAGTAATAATGTAAAGTTAATTGAATTATATGCAGAAAGTAATAGTATTACAAGTTTAGATGTTTCAAAGAATGTTGCTTTAGTTGATTTGTCAATTGCCTACAATCAATTGACCTATTTAAATATTAAAAACGGAAACAACACCAATTTAGATCATCGAGATTTTGATATTCGAAACAATCCTGGGTTAACTTGTGTAAGTGTTGATGATACATCATATGCAGAGACAACATTTACGCGTAAAGATGCCCAAACGGAGTATAAATTGTTTTGTACTCAAACCTATGTTCCAGATGATAATTTTGAAGCTTATTTAGAAACACATAATTCAGTTGGAGGAGTAGTTCCAGTAGGTGATATTACGAGTATGGGAAATGGTATTGCCAATGATGATTATGTTGGAACCGAACAAATAAAAAATATACTTTATTTGAATATCTCTAACCAAGGAATTACAGATTTTACAGGATTGGAGGGATTCACAGCCTTAAAAACGTTACAGGCTTATGGGAATACGGTTTCTAGTTTAGATATAACTGCAAATACAAATTTAACGGAAATTACTTGTAGTGATATGGGACTTACGAGTATAAACTTATCTAATTTGACAAAGTTAGGAAGGGCATGGCTAGGAAATAATAACTTGTCTACGATAGATTTAAGTTCTAATACGAACCTGAACTATTTAAATGTAGATAGGAATAACTTTACCGCAATAGATATAAGTTCTAACTTGATGCTTTCTGATTTTAGGATAAGAGAAAACGAGTTAACAGCACTTAATACAAGTAGCAATACCAATTTAACTAGACTATATTGTGGAGATAATGCATTGACTACATTAGATGTTTCTAATAACGCGCTTTTACAAACGTTAAGTTGTGGAGAGAATCAATTGACCACTATAGATGTTAGTACTTTGGTAAACCTTACTGATTTATTTATAGAAGATACTCCAACATTAACATCATTAGACGTTTCTCAAAATGTAAATCTTGAAGATATTGGTGTCAATGGAAACACATCATTGACGGCTTTAGATGTATCTGGCTTGACAAAATTAATAGAAGTGTATACTTACGGTAGCCAAGTATCTGAATTAGATTTTAGTAATAGTCCCGATTTTGAGTACGGAGAACTTCAAAATGGAGCATTGACCTCTTTAAACTTAAAAAATGGAAACAATAGTAGCGATATAGAATTGTATGCAACAGGAAATTCTAATCTTTTATGTATTCAAGTAGATGATACTTCTGCTAGCTACTTGAATAGTTGGGAAAAAGATGCTACTACAAGTTTTAGTAATGATTGTAACTGGAGCTATATACCAGATGATAGATTTGAAGATTATCTTGAAACACATGATGCTAACAATAATAATGTAGCGGTCGGAGATCCAACAAGTATGGGGAACGGAATTGCTAATGATAACTATGTGAAAACTGCCAATATTGAAAATGTAACCGATTTGTTTGTCGGATTTCAAGGGATTACAGATCTAACAGGTTTGGAAGCGTTTACTTCACTACAAGTACTATTTATATTTAATAATGTACTAACCAATACCCATTTGGATCTTACTGCCAATACAAATTTAAAAAGAATTGAGGCTAGTAGTATGGGACTAACCAGTATTGATATTTCAAATTTAACAGGATTAGAAAGGGTAGAAATATCTCGTAATAGTCTTACATCTGTTAACCTTGCTACTAATACAGCGCTTAAAGAATTAATCATTTCTACAAACAACTTAACAGGTTTAGATGTAAGTAATAATATCTTATTAGAAGATTTGCAAATTCACGAAACAACCTTAAGTAGTATAGATGTAAGTAAAAATGTCAATTTAACAAGAATAATAGGGTCTTTAAACCAATTTACTGAAATTGATCTAAAAAATAATCCATTATTGGATTACCTAAATTTGGCCAAAAACCCGTTTACTTCTTTTGATGTGAGTGGTTTAACGAACTTAGAAGAGTTAAATTTAGATGAAACCAATATTACCTCTATAGATATAAGTAAGAATACCAAGTTGACAGAATTTAGTGCACGAAACAATAGTGAATTAGTAGAGTTAAATGCAAGAAATGGAAACAATAGCAGTTTTACAGACTTTGAAGTAGATGGTTGCCCTAATTTAACATGCATTGAAGTTGATGATCCCACAGGAGCTTATTTAGCCAGTTGGGATAAAGACGTTACCGCTAGTTTTGCTGAATACTGTAGATTTACAAGCATTCCAGATGCTAATTTTGAGGCCTATTTAGAAACACATAATGAATATGGAGGAACAGTCGCTTTAGGAAGTTCGAATAGTCTCGGAAATGGAATTATTGATGACAATTTGGTACCAACAGCTAAAATTGAAAACATACAATTATTAACTCCTAGAAATGAGGGAATTGAAGATTTTACAGGAATTGAAGATTTTGTTAGTTTAATTCGCTTATGGATTGATGATAATTCCTTAACAAATACCAGTTTAGACTTAACAAAAAATAAGTTATTAGAAAATATAACTATTGGAAACACAGGACTTACAAGCTTAGATATTACAGGTTTGACCGTTTTAGAAAGTTTAGAAGCCTCAAACAATAGTCTTACTACTTTAGATATAAGTACCAATGTCGCTTTAAAGTTCTTAAATCTAGCAGATAATAACTTAACTAGTATTGATGTTACAAATAATGATTTAACAAGCTTAACGGTTACGAATAATAGTGTAAATACTATAGATGTAAGTAATCAATTGAATTTAGTCTCTTTATATTGTGAGAATACTAATATTACTTCGTTAAATATTCAAAATAATGTATTGTTAGAAAACTTAGAATGTGGTAAAAATTCGCTTACAAGTTTAGATGTAACCAAACAATTAGATTTGTTTTACTTATCGTTCAGCAATACAAGTATTGCTGAAATAGATTTAAGCAATAATTTGAATCTAAGTCGATTAATATGTGACAGTACTTCTCTTACCACTTTAGATTTAGGTAATCAAAATACCTTAGACAATTTGTCTTGTAAAAATGCTTCATTAACAAGATTGAACCTTCGTAGTGGTAATAATGCTGATTTAGATAATGTAGACGTTACAGGTAATCCTAGTTTAACATGTATTTCAGTAGAGGATCCAGCTGCTGCTGCATTATTAGGAACTTGGTTAAAAGATGCAACCGCGAACTATGCAGAGTATTGTAGAATGACTTATGTTCCAGATGATAATTTTGAAGCTTTATTAGAAGGTAGAGGTTTCGGTAATGGTATAGCGAACGATGATTATGTTTACACAGCTTTAATAGAAAATGAAACTAGCCTAATTATTCAAGATAATGATATTTCCGACTTAACAGGGATAGAAGGCTTTAAATCCATTGAGTTATTAATATGTCGTAGATCTAATCTAGAAACTATAGATATAAGTCAGAATTCAAAACTTACACATCTAAGCCTTGAAGATAATAAGCTTACTAACATAGATATTAGCACTAATACTGAATTGATGCAGTTAATTACTGGCGGAAATCCAATTGGAACTCTTGATATTTCAAGCCTTACTAAATTAGAAACTTTACAAAGTAATAATAATAACCTGTCTACAATAGATATCTCTAATAATCCATTATTAAGATCATTAAATATTAATGATAATAATTTTACCAACTTAAATATATCTGCTTGTTCAAGTATTTTACAATTAAGAATTGCCAATAATCAATTAACCTCTTTAAATGTAGCTAATGGAAATAATACTAACTTCACTTGGTTTGACGCTCAAGGAAATACTGGGTTAAATTGTATTGAAGTAGACGATATAAATCCAGATTCAGCTATTTGGCATAAAGATGCTAGTGCAAACTACGCTTTGTATTGCGAACTCACATATATAGCAGATGCTAATTTTGAGAATTATTTAGAAACACATGATGCAGATGGTAATGTTGTTGCGGTCGGAAATAGTTCAAGCATGGGGAATGGAATTGCAAATGATAATCAAGTAGCTACATCTAAAATAGAAAAAGTGATAGCTTTAGATATTAGTAGTCAAAATATTTCAGATGTAACAGGAATAGAAGCCTTTACATTATTAGAATCTTTAAATTTAGATTATAATGACTTAACTGCATTAAACCTTTCAAGTAATTCAAGTTTGAGAATCTTAAATGTTGCTGAAAATGATTTAACAGAATTAGATTTATCAGTTATTCCGACTTTAGAAGAAGTTGAATTACGTTCTAACAAAATCAGAACATTAACAGTCAATAATCCAAATCTTAAGAAACTTAGAGCAAGTAAAAATCAATACACTTATTTAGATGTTACGAATTGTCCACAATTAGAAGAGTTGGGGGTTACGCAAACATTGCTAGTGTCACTTGATGTTAGAAATGGAAACAATAATCTCATGGCTGATTTTAATGCGAGATTCAATGATTATTTAACATGTATAGAAGTTGACGATGCATCTGCTTCATATTTATCAACTTGGGATAAAGATGTAATAGCTAATTTTAGCGAAAACTGTAATTCGGTAGTTTGGTCTGGAAATGTTGATACGAATTGGCAAGAAACAAACAATTGGATAGGAAATGCTGCACCGCAAACAACAAGTAATGTTATTATTCCTAATAGTGTAACTACTCCAATTGTAGAATCAGATATCACTGTTGAGGTAAATGATTTATTTGTAGACTTTTTTACTTCATTTGATGTTGGTGAAGATGGAGGTGTGTTGGTAAATGAAGATTTTACAAATAATGGTGTCGTAACCATAAAATCATCAACAAACAAAAGTGGAGTACTTATTGTAAAAGGTATTTCAAATGGACAGGTTACTTATGAAAGAGGTGGATTAGTAGCTAATAAATGGAGTATTATTTCTGCACCTGTTTCAGGACAAAGTATTAAAGATTTTGTTGAGAATCCAGAAAACAATATACGAATAAATCCAACTGTAACACCTAATAGATATGCAGTAGGGTATTATGATGATAATAGAGCCTCTGGAGATAAATGGGTGTATTATACAACAGACGATTTAGCATCCAATAGCATTACTTTTGAAAAAGGAAAAAGCTACGCAATATCTCGTGGAACGGATGGAGCAGTTTCATTTATTGGAACCATAGAAACTTCAGATATCAATCAATCAATTGTGGCAGGACAATGGAATTCGATAGGAAATCCGTACACTGCGTTTTTACCTATGAATGAAAATGGAGGGGCCAATTTTGTAAATGATAACTTGGCTAACTTTGACCCTATGTATGTAGGAGCCTATGTTTGGGATAATTCTCAAAGCAAATATGTACCTAAAACATTGGTAAGTGCAGCAGCCTATGTAGCTCCAGGACAAGGATTCCTTGTAAAAGTAAGTAGTAGTGCAAGTTCAATTTCTTTTAAAGAAGCTCAGAGAGCATTACAACCTGTAACAGGAGGAGCGTTTAGTAGAGGAACTGAAGTGCCTACCATTAAATTATCTTTGGCATCAAAAGGAACCATTGTAACAACAAATATTAGTTATCGAACTAATGGAACAAAAGGATTAGATCCAGGGTATGATGTTGGAAACTTTGATGGAGCTGGATTTGATATTTATACACGTTTGGTAGATGGCTCTTCAGATAATAATTTTATCTACCAATCTTTGCCTATTGAAGGAAATGATGCCAATGTTATTCCTGTTGGAATTAAAGCACAAGAAGGAACGTCAATAGTTGTATCTTTAGAAGGAATTTCATTACCAGAAGAAGCAAAGGTATTTTTTGAAGATAAAGAACTAGCTAAACTTATTGATTTAACTAAAGAGGATTATCAATTAACGTTGTCTAAAGGAGAAAATGGAGTAGGTAGGTTTTACTTACACACAAAAATTAAGACCTTCATTCCAGAAGTAACTATAGATGGAATTAAATTGTATAATTCGAATCGTATGCTGTTTGTTGATGGAATTTATAACGAAAAATATGAGTTATCTTTGTATAACACATTAGGATCTTTGATTTATCAGGCCAATTTTGAAGGAACAGGAAAAGATAGTATTGATTTACCAATAGTTGAGACGGGTGTATATATCGTAAAAGTTAAAACAGCTGTTGGAATAAAGAGTAAAAAAATAGTTCTGAAGAAATAA
- the cysS gene encoding cysteine--tRNA ligase, producing MELYKENQLKIYNSLSKSKELFVPVTEGRVGMYVCGPTVYSNVHLGNIRTFMSFDMVFRYLLHLGYKVRYVRNITDAGHLENDADEGEDRIAKKARLEEIEPMEVVQRYTVDFHNVTTKYNFLPPSIEPTATGHIVEQIEMIKEIMDKGMAYEVNGSVYFDVLKYNENSNYGILSGRTIEDAIHNTRVLDGQSDKKNPQDFALWKKADERHIMRWPSPWSDGFPGWHLECSVMSSKYLGEQIDIHGGGMDLKFPHHECEIAQSHTCSGVQPVNYWMHANMLLLNSQKMAKSTGNYILPEEILTGDNTILPKAFSAGVVRFFNMQAHYRSILDFSGEALLASEKGYNKLMEALKMLKSVEESKATSDFDVLAWKQKCYDAMNDDFNTPILIANLFEAVKFINLLKDKKAEISKDDLALLTATLNAFVFDVLGLVEEETQQGTNKLDGVVEMLIQMRKEARENKDWALSDQIRDELAALGIQLKDGREGTTFSVN from the coding sequence ATGGAATTATACAAAGAAAATCAACTTAAAATTTACAATTCGCTATCAAAAAGTAAAGAGCTTTTTGTACCTGTAACCGAAGGACGTGTAGGAATGTATGTATGTGGTCCAACGGTATATAGTAATGTACATTTAGGAAATATTAGAACATTCATGTCTTTTGATATGGTGTTTCGTTATTTATTGCATTTAGGATATAAAGTTCGATATGTAAGAAACATTACAGATGCGGGGCATTTAGAAAATGATGCAGATGAAGGCGAAGATAGAATTGCTAAGAAAGCACGCTTAGAAGAAATTGAACCAATGGAAGTAGTACAACGTTATACTGTTGACTTTCATAATGTAACTACTAAATATAATTTCTTACCACCAAGTATAGAACCAACAGCAACAGGACATATCGTTGAGCAAATTGAAATGATTAAAGAAATCATGGATAAAGGAATGGCTTATGAAGTGAATGGTTCTGTGTATTTTGATGTATTGAAATACAATGAGAATAGTAATTATGGAATTTTATCTGGACGTACGATAGAAGATGCTATTCATAATACAAGAGTTTTAGACGGGCAATCAGATAAGAAAAACCCACAAGATTTTGCACTTTGGAAAAAAGCAGATGAACGTCATATTATGCGTTGGCCTTCTCCTTGGAGTGATGGTTTTCCTGGTTGGCATTTAGAATGTTCAGTAATGAGTTCAAAATATTTGGGAGAACAAATTGATATTCATGGTGGAGGAATGGATTTAAAATTTCCACATCATGAGTGTGAAATTGCGCAATCTCATACATGTTCAGGAGTACAACCTGTAAACTATTGGATGCATGCGAATATGTTATTGTTAAACAGTCAAAAAATGGCTAAATCTACTGGGAACTATATTTTACCAGAAGAAATTTTAACAGGAGACAATACGATTTTACCAAAGGCATTTAGTGCTGGAGTAGTACGCTTCTTTAACATGCAAGCTCACTATCGCAGTATTTTAGACTTTTCAGGAGAGGCTTTATTGGCCTCTGAAAAGGGGTATAATAAGTTAATGGAAGCATTAAAGATGTTAAAATCAGTAGAAGAGAGTAAAGCTACTTCTGATTTTGATGTTTTAGCATGGAAGCAGAAATGTTATGATGCTATGAATGATGACTTTAATACGCCTATTTTAATAGCTAATTTATTTGAAGCAGTTAAGTTTATCAATTTATTAAAAGATAAAAAAGCAGAAATTTCTAAAGATGACTTGGCGCTATTAACTGCAACTTTAAATGCATTTGTATTTGATGTTTTAGGCTTAGTAGAAGAAGAGACACAACAAGGAACAAATAAGTTAGATGGGGTTGTGGAGATGCTGATACAAATGAGAAAGGAAGCTAGAGAAAATAAAGATTGGGCTTTATCTGATCAAATACGCGATGAGTTAGCCGCTTTAGGTATTCAGTTGAAAGATGGTAGAGAAGGAACAACATTTTCAGTAAATTAA
- a CDS encoding GNAT family N-acetyltransferase, producing the protein MIFTSERLVVKAITKIHKKEFVELLTAKEIIAAIPQQCPSEENINIKFEKAIGFDGNISENPLNILGVFEDGQDELIGLVAFLTNDEGDRELGYRFRKPYWGKGYATEITKRMIDFSFSELKLDKITADVWVENIASNKVLSKFLTPVKEFYNEYDNCTDRRYALLKEDWN; encoded by the coding sequence ATGATTTTTACTTCTGAACGACTTGTGGTGAAAGCAATAACTAAAATTCATAAAAAGGAGTTTGTAGAGTTGTTAACAGCAAAAGAAATTATAGCGGCAATTCCTCAACAATGTCCTTCAGAAGAAAATATCAATATAAAATTCGAGAAGGCCATTGGTTTTGATGGAAATATCTCTGAAAACCCATTAAATATTTTAGGAGTTTTTGAAGACGGTCAAGATGAACTGATAGGTCTTGTGGCATTTCTTACCAATGATGAAGGTGATAGAGAATTGGGATATCGTTTCAGAAAACCTTACTGGGGAAAAGGATATGCAACAGAGATTACAAAAAGGATGATTGATTTTTCTTTTTCAGAGCTAAAGCTAGATAAAATTACGGCTGATGTTTGGGTTGAAAACATAGCTTCTAACAAGGTTTTGTCAAAGTTTTTAACACCTGTAAAAGAGTTTTATAATGAATACGATAATTGTACTGATAGAAGGTATGCATTGTTAAAAGAAGATTGGAATTAA